The proteins below are encoded in one region of Flavobacterium nackdongense:
- a CDS encoding glycyl-radical enzyme activating protein produces the protein MSESEKALVFDIQRSALHDGPGIRTTVFLKGCPLDCLWCHNPEATSSKPQLFFHFDKCKQCGDCVTVCPENVHQLAEGVHSIDYDKCKLCGKCVDACNNNALKIIGQEMTVEEVMKEVRADFDFYQNSGGGITLSGGEPLLQFSFAKSLLKRCKDEGIHTCVETSGFVSTYKFKEILPLIDVFLFDYKITAADEHLKYTGVSNRAIQENLNAAYEFGTPIILRCPIIPEVNDTDFHFEAIAKLSEKYPNLKGIEILPYHDMGNNKRTSIGRLETLVQLKTVLPEISNQWLERLRTMGCNKAKMG, from the coding sequence ATGAGCGAAAGCGAAAAAGCCTTAGTTTTTGACATTCAGCGGTCGGCCTTGCACGATGGTCCGGGTATTCGTACCACGGTCTTTCTGAAAGGCTGCCCCTTGGATTGTCTTTGGTGTCATAACCCGGAAGCGACCTCATCCAAACCGCAATTGTTTTTTCATTTCGATAAATGCAAACAATGTGGCGATTGTGTCACGGTTTGTCCCGAAAATGTGCATCAATTAGCCGAAGGTGTACACTCGATTGACTATGATAAATGCAAACTCTGTGGTAAATGTGTCGATGCCTGCAACAACAATGCCTTGAAAATTATAGGCCAAGAAATGACGGTCGAAGAAGTAATGAAAGAAGTGCGGGCCGATTTCGATTTTTATCAAAATTCAGGCGGTGGAATAACCCTCAGTGGCGGTGAACCTTTACTGCAATTTTCTTTTGCCAAATCACTTTTGAAGCGTTGCAAAGACGAAGGAATCCATACTTGCGTCGAAACTTCGGGCTTTGTCTCGACCTATAAATTTAAAGAAATACTACCCTTAATTGATGTTTTCCTCTTCGATTACAAAATTACGGCTGCCGATGAACACCTCAAATACACTGGCGTTTCCAACAGAGCCATACAGGAAAACCTGAACGCCGCTTATGAATTTGGGACACCAATTATTTTGCGTTGCCCGATTATTCCTGAGGTAAATGATACTGATTTTCATTTCGAAGCCATTGCGAAACTGAGCGAAAAATATCCCAACCTGAAAGGGATAGAAATTTTACCTTATCACGATATGGGCAACAACAAACGGACGAGTATCGGCAGACTGGAAACCTTGGTTCAACTCAAAACCGTATTGCCGGAAATCTCGAATCAGTGGCTGGAGCGGCTCCGCACGATGGGCTGCAACAAAGCAAAAATGGGCTAG